A genomic segment from Chitinophaga flava encodes:
- a CDS encoding M28 family peptidase, with the protein MKLFCYSLCLLFAGPLLAQSTVDSSQLMNDVRTLSADKYEGRKTGTPGNRMAQFYIIDRFKQIGITPYHNTYEYPFYFQLGPKRIMGTNLFGYIQGQTDNVIVISAHYDHLGIGRPNAAQDSIYNGADDNASGVGTILALAAYFKKNPPKHTLLFVAFDAEEQGLQGAKAFVQQPPVPLNKIILDINMDMVAHNDKNELYVCGTNPYPQLKKYIDAVAAYSTVKLLAGHDTPGSGGDNWTNQSDQGPFNDQKIPFLYFGVEDHPDYHQLTDEYTRINHHFYYQAVKTILQVTKDIDTGMN; encoded by the coding sequence ATGAAATTGTTTTGTTACAGCTTATGTCTGCTTTTCGCCGGGCCATTGCTGGCGCAGTCTACCGTCGATTCATCCCAGTTAATGAACGACGTACGCACCCTATCTGCCGATAAATATGAGGGCCGCAAAACTGGTACCCCTGGCAACCGCATGGCACAGTTTTATATCATTGACAGGTTCAAACAGATAGGGATCACCCCCTATCATAATACCTATGAGTATCCATTCTATTTCCAACTGGGGCCTAAGAGAATAATGGGTACAAACCTCTTCGGTTATATCCAGGGACAAACTGACAATGTCATCGTTATCTCCGCCCACTACGACCATCTCGGTATAGGGAGGCCCAATGCCGCACAAGACAGTATCTATAACGGCGCAGATGACAACGCTTCCGGCGTTGGTACTATACTGGCCCTGGCCGCCTATTTTAAAAAGAATCCGCCCAAACACACACTGCTGTTTGTTGCTTTCGACGCGGAAGAACAAGGACTCCAGGGCGCCAAAGCCTTTGTGCAGCAACCTCCGGTGCCGTTGAATAAAATCATCCTCGACATCAACATGGATATGGTGGCGCACAACGACAAAAACGAATTGTACGTCTGTGGCACCAATCCTTATCCCCAGCTGAAAAAATACATCGATGCCGTGGCGGCGTATAGCACGGTCAAACTGCTGGCAGGCCATGATACTCCCGGCTCTGGTGGGGATAACTGGACCAACCAGAGTGACCAGGGCCCTTTTAATGATCAAAAGATACCATTCCTCTACTTCGGAGTGGAAGATCATCCGGATTATCACCAGCTAACGGATGAGTATACACGTATTAATCATCATTTCTATTATCAGGCGGTGAAAACCATACTCCAGGTGACAAAAGATATAGATACCGGAATGAATTGA
- a CDS encoding S41 family peptidase — MQPNQPFRWLITCFLFAAILSSCKKNDRTDTQRVWPNINDSIFAAFKDIYLWTDVIPDSATFKPESYAKPQDMFSALTKIKKNNTSGKALDKYSFLDDGTTSRALQEGQVGNVGFEVGYQTDSTLFVIYVYPGSPADKAGIKRGWQLTSVNGISSFQVGQATDNLLNIAFSTNSAYTFLKPGNNTQNLTLAPANYSLNPILYANTFNFNGTKVGYIVFNNFVALNDVKPKFDSLFNAFSQAGVTRMIMDLRYNGGGLLETAEYLANNLAPANANNTVMYTQSFNNNVNTNQYSYIFRNMKALPYYPTRYWYDIFRQESTTYKTTSFKKQGSLALTNLSFLVTYSTVSASELLYNVLKPTMQPRLIGTTTYGKPVGFINIPFGQYDMYAVCFQTFNANGEGSYFDGIAPNITVTDDYTNNWGSFNDPMLRTALTDMGIPVSQLGRVANVTTTRKAVIHQGIDRFQGMIQTNRN; from the coding sequence ATGCAACCAAATCAACCGTTCAGGTGGCTGATCACCTGCTTTTTATTTGCCGCGATCCTATCCTCCTGCAAAAAAAATGACCGCACTGATACTCAGCGGGTCTGGCCCAATATCAACGATAGTATTTTCGCCGCCTTTAAAGACATCTACCTGTGGACGGATGTGATCCCCGATTCCGCTACTTTCAAACCAGAAAGTTATGCGAAACCTCAGGATATGTTCAGCGCCCTCACCAAAATAAAGAAAAACAATACCTCCGGAAAAGCACTGGATAAATACAGCTTTCTGGATGATGGCACCACTTCGCGGGCCCTTCAGGAAGGCCAGGTTGGTAACGTAGGCTTTGAAGTAGGCTATCAGACTGATTCCACACTGTTTGTTATATATGTGTATCCTGGTTCACCGGCAGACAAAGCCGGAATCAAGCGCGGGTGGCAGCTTACCAGCGTAAATGGTATCTCCAGTTTTCAGGTAGGACAGGCCACCGATAACCTGCTCAATATTGCCTTCTCTACCAATTCCGCTTATACTTTTCTCAAGCCTGGCAACAACACCCAAAACCTTACGCTCGCTCCTGCCAACTATTCGCTGAATCCCATCCTGTACGCCAACACCTTCAACTTCAATGGGACAAAAGTCGGCTATATTGTTTTTAACAACTTCGTTGCACTCAACGATGTAAAACCAAAGTTCGATTCCCTGTTCAACGCCTTTTCACAGGCCGGCGTAACCCGCATGATCATGGACCTCCGCTACAACGGCGGCGGACTGCTGGAAACAGCTGAGTATCTCGCCAACAATCTGGCACCAGCCAACGCCAATAACACGGTGATGTATACACAGTCCTTCAACAACAATGTCAACACCAATCAATACAGCTATATCTTCCGGAACATGAAAGCGCTTCCCTACTACCCTACAAGGTATTGGTACGACATCTTCCGGCAGGAATCTACTACCTATAAAACGACTTCATTTAAGAAACAAGGTTCCCTTGCACTCACTAATCTGAGCTTCCTGGTCACCTATAGCACCGTTTCCGCCAGCGAGCTGTTGTACAATGTGCTGAAGCCGACGATGCAGCCGCGCCTGATTGGTACCACCACTTACGGCAAACCAGTAGGTTTTATCAACATCCCCTTCGGGCAGTATGATATGTATGCCGTTTGTTTCCAGACATTTAATGCTAACGGTGAAGGCAGTTATTTCGATGGTATTGCTCCGAATATCACCGTAACAGATGATTATACCAACAACTGGGGCAGCTTTAATGATCCGATGCTTCGTACAGCCCTTACCGATATGGGCATCCCGGTTAGCCAGCTGGGCAGGGTTGCCAACGTTACCACCACCCGGAAGGCTGTTATACATCAAGGTATAGACCGCTTCCAGGGCATGATACAGACAAACAGAAACTAG
- a CDS encoding DUF922 domain-containing protein → MFFLPFGQMKVRTLPAPPTKITAIQLTIEDREETDKKTTDTLFYSPARKLRWDDFLGKPSPAGASAAVSYTSFSYEGSSNLVHDTLRIKLIMQVFFIKSASWVRDDARENYALMHEQLHFDITRLVVERFKQKLRQTALNRDDYDSVIQYQYLQSFQEMNRMQYAFDRETHHGTDMAAQVHWRDKIVLGLKNKGVMPEELGFDLFGNAGPQ, encoded by the coding sequence ATGTTTTTTCTGCCCTTCGGGCAGATGAAAGTGCGCACCCTTCCCGCTCCTCCCACTAAAATAACAGCCATCCAGCTGACGATTGAAGACCGGGAAGAAACCGATAAAAAAACAACAGATACTCTTTTTTATTCCCCTGCACGTAAACTCCGCTGGGATGATTTCCTGGGCAAACCATCCCCTGCCGGTGCCAGCGCCGCGGTATCATACACCAGCTTTTCCTATGAAGGCAGCAGCAACCTCGTTCACGATACCCTGAGGATCAAGCTCATCATGCAGGTATTTTTTATAAAAAGCGCTTCCTGGGTAAGAGATGATGCCAGGGAAAACTATGCGCTGATGCATGAACAGCTGCATTTTGACATCACCCGTCTGGTGGTGGAAAGATTCAAACAAAAACTCCGTCAAACAGCATTGAACCGGGACGACTATGATAGCGTTATACAATATCAGTATCTTCAATCTTTCCAGGAAATGAACCGCATGCAGTACGCCTTTGACCGCGAAACTCACCATGGTACTGATATGGCCGCGCAAGTCCACTGGCGAGACAAAATTGTCCTGGGCCTCAAAAACAAAGGTGTAATGCCGGAAGAACTCGGGTTTGACCTCTTTGGTAACGCTGGTCCGCAATAG
- the paaA gene encoding 1,2-phenylacetyl-CoA epoxidase subunit PaaA, which translates to MYGGGYIFDEPNGKQLREEQQHDDPEKLEAFEERISRGEKIEPGDWMPAEYRRQLIRLIEQHAHSEVIGALPEGTWITRAPGFKRKLALIAKVQDEIGHGQLLYNAAETLGKSREAMINDLLSGKSKYSNVFNYPAKTWADVTVIGFLIDAAAIVNQVANAKGSYGPYCRALERICYEESFHLKQGHDAFIELATGTPAQKTMLQDALNRWWQPIMHFFGPPDKTSQHSEKLMMWKVKMASNDEMRNQFLDTYVPKILELGLTLPDPLLRKNPDTSRWEYTDPDWDEFFRVINGGGPCNEERLQVRKWAEEHGRWVRKALMNPSERHALPVA; encoded by the coding sequence ATGTACGGCGGCGGATATATTTTCGATGAACCAAACGGAAAACAGCTGCGGGAAGAACAACAGCACGATGACCCGGAAAAGCTGGAAGCTTTTGAAGAAAGGATCAGCAGAGGTGAGAAGATAGAGCCCGGTGACTGGATGCCGGCTGAATATCGCAGACAGCTCATCCGTTTGATAGAACAACATGCTCATTCTGAAGTGATTGGCGCTCTGCCGGAAGGCACCTGGATCACCCGTGCGCCCGGATTCAAGCGCAAACTGGCCCTCATTGCCAAAGTACAGGATGAGATCGGCCATGGGCAGCTGCTCTATAATGCAGCCGAAACGCTCGGCAAATCCAGGGAAGCCATGATCAATGACCTGCTCAGCGGCAAATCCAAATATTCCAATGTATTTAACTATCCCGCCAAAACATGGGCGGATGTTACAGTAATCGGTTTTCTTATCGATGCTGCAGCGATCGTTAACCAGGTGGCTAATGCCAAAGGTTCCTACGGGCCCTATTGCCGGGCACTGGAACGCATCTGCTACGAAGAGAGTTTTCACCTCAAACAAGGGCACGACGCCTTTATAGAACTGGCTACTGGCACTCCGGCACAGAAAACAATGCTGCAGGACGCACTCAACCGCTGGTGGCAGCCCATCATGCATTTCTTCGGCCCTCCCGACAAAACCTCCCAGCATAGCGAAAAGCTGATGATGTGGAAAGTGAAAATGGCGAGCAATGACGAAATGCGCAACCAGTTCCTTGATACCTATGTTCCTAAGATATTGGAACTGGGACTTACCCTGCCGGACCCACTGCTGCGCAAAAATCCGGACACCAGCCGCTGGGAATATACCGATCCCGACTGGGATGAGTTCTTCCGGGTGATCAACGGTGGTGGCCCCTGCAATGAAGAACGCCTGCAGGTAAGGAAATGGGCGGAAGAACATGGCCGCTGGGTACGCAAGGCATTAATGAACCCGTCAGAACGGCACGCACTGCCGGTTGCTTAA
- a CDS encoding 1,2-phenylacetyl-CoA epoxidase subunit B — protein sequence MSNESLDPRVNRLKLDDAGTVIRVEEGENWNVYEVFHQEKRGAHHEHVGCVHAPDPQLALVFAKEQFARRKKCVNLWVVRSADILAFDVEDEDMFANNLEKNYRDASGFKVMEKINKFKQSK from the coding sequence ATGTCTAACGAGTCTTTAGATCCGCGCGTAAACAGGCTGAAACTGGATGACGCCGGAACAGTGATCAGGGTGGAAGAAGGAGAGAACTGGAATGTATATGAAGTGTTTCATCAGGAAAAAAGAGGCGCCCATCACGAGCATGTAGGATGTGTACATGCGCCCGATCCGCAGCTGGCGCTGGTATTTGCCAAGGAACAGTTTGCCCGCCGAAAAAAATGTGTCAACCTCTGGGTAGTTAGAAGTGCCGATATTCTTGCTTTTGATGTGGAAGATGAAGATATGTTTGCCAACAACCTGGAAAAAAATTATCGTGATGCCAGTGGTTTTAAAGTGATGGAAAAGATCAACAAATTCAAACAGTCCAAATGA
- the paaC gene encoding 1,2-phenylacetyl-CoA epoxidase subunit PaaC yields MINNAALTDLIVKMADDELIQGHRNSEWTGLGPMMEEDIAFSSMAQDKIGHAWALYRILHENLEGEDPDRFAFVRPESAFKCSHLVEMPNGAYDFSLIRHFLFDHAETVRYESLRDSSFEPFQQLSKKLKGELKYHTLHANAFIMQLSRANEESYARMQTALNETIALAAGIFEPAAVYEDLLIDEKVYPGEKELYHRWLDRIYPILVKASLNLPDMDSITPEFGGRKGFHTTHLGPLLKEMGEVFNLDTEASW; encoded by the coding sequence ATGATCAACAACGCAGCATTAACAGACCTTATAGTAAAGATGGCAGACGATGAACTGATACAAGGTCATCGTAATTCTGAATGGACCGGCCTGGGCCCCATGATGGAAGAAGACATCGCCTTCTCCTCCATGGCACAGGATAAGATTGGCCATGCCTGGGCATTATACCGCATCCTCCACGAAAATCTGGAAGGTGAAGATCCCGATCGCTTCGCTTTTGTGCGCCCCGAAAGTGCATTTAAATGTTCCCACCTCGTGGAGATGCCTAATGGCGCATACGACTTCAGCCTGATAAGACATTTTTTATTCGACCATGCAGAAACCGTACGTTATGAAAGCCTGCGGGACAGCAGCTTTGAGCCGTTTCAGCAACTCAGCAAAAAACTGAAGGGAGAACTGAAATATCATACGCTGCACGCCAATGCTTTTATCATGCAGCTGAGCAGGGCCAATGAAGAAAGTTATGCACGGATGCAAACTGCACTCAACGAAACGATTGCGCTGGCAGCCGGTATCTTCGAGCCAGCGGCCGTTTATGAAGACTTACTCATAGATGAAAAAGTATATCCCGGTGAAAAAGAGCTGTACCATCGTTGGCTGGACCGCATTTACCCGATCCTGGTAAAAGCGTCACTCAATCTGCCTGATATGGACAGTATCACACCTGAATTCGGCGGTAGAAAAGGTTTTCATACCACCCACCTGGGCCCGCTGCTGAAAGAAATGGGAGAAGTGTTTAATCTGGACACGGAGGCCAGTTGGTAA
- the paaD gene encoding 1,2-phenylacetyl-CoA epoxidase subunit PaaD — translation MMMSPVISQEDIYRTLEQVMDPEIPVLSVIDLGMITDVEVTGPNSAHIKMVPTFAACPAISYIKDNIRTVVENALGIAVTVEIDKQVHWESNRMTAAAKEKLKNFGIAPPQTVEGEMQPEIMLNTPCPHCGSEHTYLRSPFGSTLCRAIHYCKSCGQVFEQFKPLE, via the coding sequence ATGATGATGTCACCAGTAATTTCTCAGGAAGATATATATCGCACACTGGAACAGGTGATGGACCCTGAAATACCCGTGCTGAGCGTGATAGACCTTGGTATGATCACAGACGTGGAGGTAACAGGCCCCAACAGTGCACATATCAAGATGGTTCCTACGTTTGCAGCCTGTCCTGCGATCAGCTATATCAAAGACAATATACGGACGGTAGTGGAAAACGCTCTTGGGATAGCCGTTACCGTAGAAATAGACAAACAGGTGCACTGGGAAAGCAATCGCATGACCGCTGCTGCCAAAGAAAAGCTGAAGAACTTCGGCATAGCCCCACCACAGACTGTAGAAGGGGAGATGCAGCCGGAAATAATGCTTAACACACCCTGCCCGCATTGCGGTAGTGAGCATACCTATCTCCGTTCTCCTTTCGGCTCTACACTTTGTCGCGCTATCCATTATTGTAAGTCATGTGGCCAGGTGTTTGAACAATTCAAGCCACTGGAGTAA
- the nadD gene encoding nicotinate (nicotinamide) nucleotide adenylyltransferase has protein sequence MRIGLYFGSFNPIHTGHLIIANYVAYNTDLDKVWFVVSPQNPLKPSSALLNEHDRFHLVELAIKDEPRLRASNIEFSLPRPSFTVDTLTYMGEKFPTQEFAIIMGSDSFQNLPRWKNYTQIVNNYPIYVYRRPGHEITETYGAKVEILEAPMLDISATDIRKWIKEGKSVRYMVPDNVINYIQDNNYFR, from the coding sequence ATGAGAATAGGTTTGTATTTCGGGTCTTTTAATCCTATACACACAGGGCATTTGATCATTGCCAATTATGTAGCATACAATACTGACCTGGATAAAGTATGGTTTGTGGTTTCCCCGCAGAACCCACTGAAACCTTCCTCTGCTTTGCTGAATGAGCATGACCGTTTCCATCTGGTGGAACTGGCCATCAAAGATGAGCCAAGGCTGCGCGCCAGCAATATTGAGTTCTCCCTGCCACGGCCATCCTTTACGGTGGACACGCTGACTTATATGGGAGAAAAATTTCCGACGCAGGAATTTGCGATCATTATGGGCAGCGACAGCTTTCAGAATCTGCCGCGGTGGAAGAACTATACACAGATCGTCAACAATTACCCGATCTATGTATATCGTCGTCCGGGGCATGAGATTACAGAGACTTACGGTGCAAAGGTGGAAATACTGGAAGCACCCATGCTCGACATCTCCGCTACTGATATCCGCAAATGGATCAAGGAAGGGAAATCTGTCCGGTACATGGTGCCCGACAATGTGATCAACTATATTCAGGACAATAACTACTTCCGCTGA
- a CDS encoding AI-2E family transporter, with protein sequence MSYLDNDRLKQIGFLLLILFLAILLFMELYGLFPGFLGAITLYVICRKWMFRLVEVRKWKKNLAAALLMTASFLIILLPIGALVNLLSSKVAYAASHSAELITKAREVNEKLHQEIGIDLLSTEQLQRIQKGLTAFLPGFLGATFNTLTAIAIMYFILYFMLVNGRKMEENLYEYIPLKDENVERLGKEFNTLVFANALGIPLIAVVQGVVSLIGYLVFGVPQPLFWFVVTCFTSMLPVIGAAAVYVPMGVYLLVAGSTWQGIAVLVYGFGVVGTSDNIARFLLAKKIANVHPLITIFGAIIGVSLFGFIGLIFGPLLISMFILLLEIYSNEYLVKRRDRHKRGQPHREAM encoded by the coding sequence ATGAGCTACCTGGACAACGACCGACTCAAACAAATTGGTTTTCTCTTACTGATTCTTTTCCTGGCGATTCTCCTGTTCATGGAGCTGTATGGGTTATTCCCCGGATTCCTGGGCGCCATTACCCTTTATGTGATTTGTCGTAAGTGGATGTTCCGTTTGGTGGAAGTGCGTAAATGGAAAAAAAACCTGGCCGCTGCTCTTCTGATGACGGCCTCTTTCCTGATCATCCTGCTCCCGATAGGAGCGCTGGTCAATCTGCTCTCCTCTAAGGTGGCTTATGCTGCCAGCCACTCTGCAGAGCTGATCACCAAAGCGCGGGAGGTCAACGAAAAACTGCATCAGGAAATCGGGATAGACCTGCTTTCAACCGAACAACTGCAAAGGATACAGAAAGGGCTCACTGCTTTCCTGCCGGGGTTTCTGGGTGCTACGTTCAATACGCTCACGGCGATCGCCATTATGTACTTTATCCTGTACTTTATGCTGGTCAACGGACGGAAGATGGAAGAGAACCTATATGAATATATTCCATTGAAAGATGAAAATGTGGAAAGACTGGGGAAGGAATTTAATACGCTGGTATTTGCCAATGCGCTGGGTATACCGCTGATAGCGGTTGTTCAGGGAGTGGTGTCTTTGATCGGGTATCTGGTTTTTGGTGTTCCACAACCGCTATTCTGGTTTGTGGTCACCTGCTTTACCTCGATGCTGCCGGTGATTGGGGCTGCCGCCGTATATGTACCGATGGGCGTGTATTTGCTGGTGGCAGGCAGTACCTGGCAGGGAATTGCTGTGTTGGTATATGGTTTTGGTGTGGTGGGTACGTCTGATAATATAGCCCGTTTCCTGCTGGCCAAAAAGATTGCCAATGTGCATCCGCTGATCACCATTTTCGGCGCTATCATTGGCGTGAGCCTCTTCGGCTTCATCGGTCTGATATTCGGTCCCCTGCTTATTTCCATGTTTATCCTGCTGCTGGAAATATACTCCAACGAATACCTGGTAAAAAGAAGGGACCGTCACAAAAGAGGGCAGCCTCACCGCGAGGCTATGTAA
- a CDS encoding YtxH domain-containing protein, with the protein MSKSSKAVVSFIVGAAVGVAVGYFLNSDKKDELVEKLKGQTDRLKAKWRSRKDQLQDELENELA; encoded by the coding sequence ATGAGTAAGAGTTCCAAAGCTGTTGTTTCTTTCATCGTAGGTGCGGCCGTAGGCGTTGCCGTAGGGTATTTCCTCAATTCTGATAAAAAAGATGAGCTGGTGGAAAAGCTGAAAGGCCAGACCGACAGACTGAAAGCAAAATGGAGAAGTAGGAAAGACCAATTACAGGACGAGTTGGAAAATGAGTTAGCGTAA